The Gemmatimonadales bacterium sequence ACATCATCATGGTGCTGAACGACAACGGGATGTCCATCGCCCCCAACGTCGGCGCCATCAACAAGTACCTCGGCTCGATCATCGCCTCGCCCTTCACCAACCGGGTGCGCGAGAAGGTGAAGCACCTCATCGAGGCATCGTCCAAGGTGCTGGGGCCGGGCGTGGTCGAGTTCAGCAAGAAAGCGGAAGAGAGCATCAAGAACATGTGGTCGCCGGGGATGCTCTTCGAGGAGCTGGGATTCCGGTACTTCGGCCCGATAGACGGTCACAATATCGAGGCGATGCTGCACACCTTCGACCTGGTGAAGACGCTGAAGGGCCCGCGCGTCGTCCACGTCATCACCGAGAAGGGCAAGGGGTTCCCGCTCTCCGAGCCGGACCTCGAGAAGTTCCACGCCCGCGCGCCGTACGACCCGGAGACCGGCAAGCTCAAGCCGGCCGCGGCGGGGCCGTCGGCGTGGACCAAGATCTTCGGTGAGGCGATCACGCAGCTCGCCGCCGAGCACCCGGAGCTGGTGGCCATCACGGCCGCGATGCCCTCGGGCACCGGCACGAACATTTTCCAGAAGAAGTGGCCGAACCGGTTCTTCGACGTGGGCATCGCCGAAGGCCACGCCGTCACCTTCGCCGCGGGCCTGGCGACGCAGGGCATCCGGCCGGTCGTGGCGATCTACTCCACGTTCCTCCAGCGCGGCTTCGACAGCATCATCCACGACGTCGCGATCCAGCGCTTGCCGGTGATCTTTTGCATGGACCGCGCCGGCATGGTGGGCGACGACGGGCAGACCCACATGGGGCTGTACGACATCGCGTACATGCTGGCCGTGCCGGGGATGACGGTCACCGCGCCCAGGGACGGGGCGGAGCTGATCGGACTCCTGCGGTGCGCGCTGCTTCACACCAGTGGTCCATTCTGCCTGCGCTACCCGCGCGACAAGGCGCCGGTGGAGGCGCCGCCGGCCGCGGAAGTGGCTCCCGTGCCCTACGGCACCTGGGAGGTCCTCCGGCAGGGCAGGCAATGCGCCATTCTGTCCGTGGGCGTCATGTGCGCGCCCGCGATGAAGGCCGCCGAGTCTCTCGCCGCCGAGGGCCTCGACGTCTCGGTCGTCAACTGCCGGTTCCTGAAGCCGCTCGACCGTGACACCCTCGAGGCGCTGGTCCAGAGCCACAAGCTCCTGGTCACGGTCGAGGACGGCACGGTGGTGAACGGGTTCGGCGCGTATCTCGCCGGGATGGTGCAGACGATAGCGCCGGACGTGCGCGTCGTCGCGCTGGGCGCGCAGGACCGCCTCTACGAGCATGCCCCGCGGGCGCGCCAGCTCGAGGAGGTCGGCCTCACCGCGGAGGGCATCGCCGCCCGGGTCCGCGCGCTCCACGCCGAGGAGGCCTCCATCCCGTCATGAACGTCGGGCTCGTCGGGAATCGGCGTTACCGGCCCCTGGTCGACCTCCTCGCCAAGCTGATCGCCGAAGCGCCCAAGCTTGGCGCGCGGCTCATGCTCGAGCCGCAGATCGCGGACCTCGTCCCCGGACACAGCGCGGACCTCTTCGACGGCCAGGAGCCGCTCGACGTCCTCGTCAGTCTCGGCGGTGACGGGACCCTGCTCCGCGGGGCGCGAATCGCCTGCCAGCGCGGCATCCCCGTCCTGGGCATCAACCTCGGCCACGTCGGCTTCCTCGCCAGCGCCGGACCCGACAGCGCCGTCGAAGCGCTCGGACGGCTCGTGAAGGGCCGGTACACCATAGAGCCGCGGCTCGCGCTCAACGTGCGGGTCGGGGACGAGGGGAAGGAAGCGCTCGCGGTCAACGATGTCGTGGTGCACAAGGGTGGCGTCGCCCGCGTCATCCGCGTCGCCCTCTTCGTGGACGGCGAACCGGTCGGAACCTATTCGGCCGACGGCATCATCATCTCGACCCCCACCGGCTCCACCGCCTATTCCTTGTCGGCCGGGGGACCGATCGTGACGCCCGGGGTGGACGCGCTCGTCGCCACGCCGATCTGCCCCCACACCCTCGCCGTGAGGCCACTGGTGGTCCCCGCTTCGGCTACGATCGCGATCCGGGTGCTCGATCCCGTGCCGGCGCCTGACGAATTGCTCGTCTCCATAGACGGGCAGGCCGCCGCGCACCTCGCGCCGCGCCAGGATGTCACCGTTGTGCGCGC is a genomic window containing:
- the dxs gene encoding 1-deoxy-D-xylulose-5-phosphate synthase; this encodes MALLESIRGPEDVKKLSREQLQPLADEVRQRLIDVVSGTGGHIGAGLGVVELTVALITSFDSPRDQIVGDVGHQGYPWKILTGRNERLPTLRQQGGLNGFLRRSESEHDMFGAGHAGTAMSAAFGMATARDLKGEHYHVVAVVGDGALTCGMPYEGMNNAGHSSRDIIMVLNDNGMSIAPNVGAINKYLGSIIASPFTNRVREKVKHLIEASSKVLGPGVVEFSKKAEESIKNMWSPGMLFEELGFRYFGPIDGHNIEAMLHTFDLVKTLKGPRVVHVITEKGKGFPLSEPDLEKFHARAPYDPETGKLKPAAAGPSAWTKIFGEAITQLAAEHPELVAITAAMPSGTGTNIFQKKWPNRFFDVGIAEGHAVTFAAGLATQGIRPVVAIYSTFLQRGFDSIIHDVAIQRLPVIFCMDRAGMVGDDGQTHMGLYDIAYMLAVPGMTVTAPRDGAELIGLLRCALLHTSGPFCLRYPRDKAPVEAPPAAEVAPVPYGTWEVLRQGRQCAILSVGVMCAPAMKAAESLAAEGLDVSVVNCRFLKPLDRDTLEALVQSHKLLVTVEDGTVVNGFGAYLAGMVQTIAPDVRVVALGAQDRLYEHAPRARQLEEVGLTAEGIAARVRALHAEEASIPS
- a CDS encoding NAD(+)/NADH kinase; the encoded protein is MNVGLVGNRRYRPLVDLLAKLIAEAPKLGARLMLEPQIADLVPGHSADLFDGQEPLDVLVSLGGDGTLLRGARIACQRGIPVLGINLGHVGFLASAGPDSAVEALGRLVKGRYTIEPRLALNVRVGDEGKEALAVNDVVVHKGGVARVIRVALFVDGEPVGTYSADGIIISTPTGSTAYSLSAGGPIVTPGVDALVATPICPHTLAVRPLVVPASATIAIRVLDPVPAPDELLVSIDGQAAAHLAPRQDVTVVRATQPVLLARVGDESFFGRLRHKLAWGDLTDRNS